Proteins from a genomic interval of Rosa chinensis cultivar Old Blush chromosome 2, RchiOBHm-V2, whole genome shotgun sequence:
- the LOC121048973 gene encoding transmembrane protein 45B-like codes for MGTFIGHIVPGFALTLLGLWHTINTIRSYFLKGPSNFRVRFWYPLNCPFPKIKHLELIFILSFSVFAIIMQVLDLPFLNFSFKLHNLEHATMFLHLAIFAGFTLSAEFTNSFQIISGVVELLTASVFCQELFLLHFHSTDHVGLEEHYHWLLQLIVFALRQGWCFTIFFANDPICSIILFVQKDIHRRLDKEHHLGDIKGFDVTVSGGDHNAKHSVALVLDVTASGGVHNAQHSVASVTVMV; via the exons ATGGGCACATTCATTGGGCACATAGTACCTGGCTTTGCCCTCACCCTTCTTGGTTTATGGCACACCATCAACACTATCAgatcttattttctcaaaggcCCTAGTAACTTTAGAGTAAGGTTTTGGTACCCATTGAACTGCCCTTTTCCCAAAATTAAACACCTTGAACTCATTTTCATCTTATCTTTCTCTGTATTTGCAATTATTATGCAAGTTCTAGACTTGCCGTTTCTTAACTTCTCCTTCAAGCTCCATAATTTGGAGCATGCAACCATGTTCCTCCACCTTGCCATATTTGCAGGGTTTACACTTTCAGCTGAGTTTACTAATTCGTTTCAAATCATATCTGGGGTTGTTGAATTGCTTACGGCCTCTGTTTTCTGCCAAGAgcttttccttctccatttccACTCCACTGACCATGTTGGTCTTGAAGAGCATTACCATTGGTTATTGCAGCTCATAGTGTTTGCTTTGCGGCAAGGTTGGTGCTTTACTATTTTCTTTGCGAATGATCCAATTTGCTCCATCATTCTTTTTGTGCAGAAAGATATTCATCGGAGGCTTGACAAAGAACACCACCTTGG GGATATAAAGGGTTTTGATGTTACTGTTAGTGGTGGGGATCATAATGCAAAACATTCAGTTGCTTTAGTCCTCGATGTTACTGCTAGTGGTGGGGTTCATAATGCACAACATTCAGTTGCTTCAGTTACTGTTATGGTTTAG
- the LOC112190663 gene encoding uncharacterized protein LOC112190663, producing the protein MGILIGLHSMAMRRRYQLELCMKALEKNIIVYLETGCGKTHISVLPMYEPVDTQTSEEHVCSVSWRSLWYIWIKLLPMDYCNRAVFFQILKPDMFLKKMEREVRRRGRGRGD; encoded by the exons ATGGGCATATTGATTGGGCTCCACTCTATGGCAATGAGGAGGAG GTATCAATTGGAACTGTGTATGAAAGCTTTGGAGAAGAACATAATTGTCTATCTGGAAACTGGTTGTGGAAAGACCCACATAAGCGTGTTGCCTATGTATGAACCTGTTGATACTCAAACCTCAGAAGAACATGTGTGTTCTGTGTCCT GGAGATCGTTGTGGTATATATGGATCAAATTGCTCCCAATGGATTATTGCAATAGAG CTGTGTTCTTTCAGATTTTGAAGCCTGACATGTTTCtaaagaagatggagagagaggttagaagaagaggaagaggaagag GAGATTGA